A portion of the Lolium rigidum isolate FL_2022 chromosome 1, APGP_CSIRO_Lrig_0.1, whole genome shotgun sequence genome contains these proteins:
- the LOC124684648 gene encoding uncharacterized protein LOC124684648 — translation MKKKAIGPALTVLFAAAFGFFLGISVPAAITPKLQCGILTWSSSSTGAAANCSFGDIGSLGRFWAPLGRNITSSTSNQIPATNATSSGIAEVVTRNPEAGAERRLPPGIVVSETDLHLRRLWGSPKEDSPTRKYLLALAVGYDERANINATVHKFSDNFDIVLFHYDGHTTEWDEFEWSREVTHISARKQTKWWFAKRFLHPSIVAPYEYVFVWDEDLGVDNFNAEAYLDIVRKHGLEISQPGLDATNVAPMYDVTAKKNGSEMHKTDAGGEHCWNVHERPCSGFVEVMAPVFSRDAWRCVWHMIQNDLVHGWPIDSHFWRCVDDPEEQIGVVDAQYVVHRAIPTLQGEGEKEKPGGHWEVRNRQIEELKAFNTRISNADKELANRSSSTLN, via the exons ATGAAGAAAAAAGCAATTGGCCCGGCTCTGACCGTGTTATTCGCGGCGGCGTTCGGGTTCTTCCTCGGCATCTCTGTTCCTGCAGCAATCACGCCAAAG CTTCAGTGTGGTATACTGACTTGGAGCAGCAGCAGTACTGGCGCCGCCGCCAACTGCAGCTTCGGCGACATCGGCTCGCTGGGCAGATTTTGGGCACCACTCGGCAGAAACATCACTAGTAGCACCTCAAATCAGATTCCCGCCACAAACGCCACCAGCTCAGGG ATTGCAGAGGTTGTGACAAGGAACCCTGAAGCCGGTGCGGagaggaggctgccgccagggaTCGTGGTCTCAGAGACGGACCTTCACCTGCGCCGGCTCTGGGGATCCCCAAAAGAG GACAGCCCAACTCGCAAGTACCTCCTGGCCCTAGCGGTAGGGTACGACGAGCGAGCCAATATCAACGCGACCGTTCACAAG TTCTCCGACAACTTCGACATCGTGTTGTTCCACTACGATGGTCACACGACGGAGTGGGATGAATTTGAGTGGTCTCGCGAGGTCACCCATATCAGTGCGAGGAAGCAGACGAAATG GTGGTTCGCCAAGAGGTTCCTGCACCCAAGCATTGTGGCGCCTTACGAGTATGTCTTCGTGTGGGACGAGGACCTTGGCGTCGACAACTTCAATGCGGAGGC GTACCTTGACATCGTGAGGAAGCATGGGCTTGAGATCTCGCAGCCGGGGCTGGATGCGACCAACGTGGCCCCAATGTACGATGTCACAGCCAAGAAGAATGGCAGCGAGATGCACAA GACAGATGCAGGGGGTGAGCATTGTTGGAACGTGCACGAGCGGCCATGCAGCGG ATTCGTGGAGGTCATGGCGCCGGTCttctccagggatgcttggagatGCGTGTGGCATATGATACAG AATGACCTCGTTCACGGATGGCCTATTGACTCGCATTTCTGGAGATGCGTCGAT GACCCCGAAGAGCAGATTGGCGTCGTAGACGCGCAGTACGTAGTCCATCGTGCAATTCCCACGCTCCAAGGCGAG GGTGAAAAAGAAAAGCCAGGAGGCCATTGGGAG GTAAGAAATCGTCAAATTGAGGAGCTGAAAGCCTTTAATACCAGAATCAGCAATGCGGACAAGGAACTCGCCAACAGATCGTCATCAACACTGAATTAG